Within Sorghum bicolor cultivar BTx623 chromosome 2, Sorghum_bicolor_NCBIv3, whole genome shotgun sequence, the genomic segment CTACTACTGTCTACTACAGGAATAGGACTGCTACATCTATATCATTCTCGCGCAACAACAAACGGTCTACACCCCCTCAGTAACCGCTGACCAATCATCACATACGAATCGTAAATCGTCAAATGTCCAGTCCGGGGCTCGAATCCGGAAGGCCCAATAGATCAGCAAGTAAGCAAATCAAAAAGAGTAGTAGCCGATGGATGTAGTCGGTAGGGACTACGGAGCACGGACCTGGCGGGAGCGACTGCTTGAGCTTGTTGGCCTTGTCGGCGTCGTGGACGCAGAGGGTGTAGAGGTACTTGGAGCAGCGCACCTTGAACTTGACGGCGTCCTTGGCACGCTTGATCCGCACCGACCGCGCGTCCTTCCGCCGCGCCGTCAGCAGGAAGTCCTTGATCTCGTGGATCTGCTTCGGCTGCCGAGGAAACAAAAGAGAAAGACGAACGAGTCAGCAGTTtgcgccgtccgccgccgctcAAGCGGGCGTCCAACCGTCAGCGTGTGGCGTGGGAGGAGAGGGGGGAGAAATCTCACCATGGTGGTAGCCTGGGCGGAAGACGCTGCGATGCGAACCCGAAGATGAGAGGTGAGCCtgagacgacggcggcggcggtggataTAGGAGAGGGGTTATAGGCTAGGGTAAGAGGAGGGGATTCTGAAGCCAGATCGCCTGATATGGGCCGTAACCCCAGGCCCAAAATTTATATCGCTTTTCACTTGGGCCATGCCTAAAGCTTTGGAGTCTTCTTGGGCCATTCTTGGCGACGAGAGGAGGGCGAGGGGGAGAGGAAGAAGGTGGCCGCCGCGGGCCTGCTAAGGTTTGCTAGAGCAGGGGTGGTGAAGAGAGGAAGAAGATGATTGAGGGAGAAAAATTAACAGAAAAGTAGAGCCCTAATGTAAAATTAACTAAAACTAGAGAGCCCTCTTGTTTTACTTCACTGCGTACTGGAATACATATGTTATAAACAGATTAACAGAAAAGTACAGACACATGTACTTCTGACATCAACTTCTAACCTATTGCTAAGAGTAACACAGAATAAAAGGTTCAGATAACGTTTACAATTTATTCTTTAATGACTGGTAAAGATATGTTGGAATACCAAAATCCAATAGGGGAGTTGAATGACATCTCTATTGACTGTATGACTACGAAGATCGTTATGTTTGTAGCATTTGATTGTACATGGGAGGACTGAACATTTGAAATACTCTCGAGTCCCCTGCACAATCTTGCGAACGTTGGGTAGTGCGTACAAGAAAAAGTCCAGCAGAGGAAGGACGTACACACATACAAATCCAGACAAACGTCCACTCGTAGTAGCCCAAAATGTAGTCGTGCAGAATCTAACAAAAAGTACGCTTCCGTCTCCTAATTGCAGGCTAGGTAAAGGGAATTGAGAAGGCCAGCTTGATGGAGAACATAATGTGATTTGAGACAAGGGAGTTAGTCAACAAAGAAAGTAAACCCTGCATGGTGATGAATGTTGACGAAATAATAATCAGAACAAATCAGTCTCAACTGCATACAAAGAGCAAGGAAATGCTGCACCTTTTAGACTCAGCCTTAGGTTTACAGTAAGGGTCACATTTCAATTCATTATCTTATCAAAAAAAAGACCTAGAAGTTGAAGTCCTGAAATGCCTTATCCAACATTATTTATCTAACACGCCATGAAGAGCTGATGATTGCCAAGTAAAATCATTTGTTTTACCATAACATTTTTCAGTGGTATATCCCATAAAACCTGCAAAGCAGTCCAGTCTCAGCGATCTCTGCAGCTAATATAAATTCATGATAAAATCTTTTTAAACGGACTGGTAGTTTGGTACTGCTCGTAGCCTAAAGTAGACTGCATTAAACAATAACAGCAACGATGATGGCCcagtaaaaaaaaagagaaaaaacatTGTGAGACTAATATCTCTTGCTTGTTGACAATTTTGAGCGTTCAGGATGGCATCACATAAAAATAGTGGTAAAAGGCTACTGAAGGGGGATTATTGCTACTCAGTATGTGGATGCCAAATACAGTTCCAAGCATATATATCTCCCTCACCCTCAGTTCCAAGCATCAACGGTAGCAGCACATGCTAGTGTGCATCAAAGGATGTCATTATAAACTTTAGACTAGGAGAACTTATTTTACTTGTCACCAAATGGGCCAAACTGCTGCCAGATGTGCTCGATTAAGTCCCTTCTTAGTTGGTCATGTGTTGGTAGACTACAAAGAGTAGCATTCCTCTGTTGTATATTGGCTAAGCAATTGGCAGGCCCAGTTTTGATGTTTGACGGTAGAACAGCTGATGTTCCCATAACTTCACCTGAGTCAAAGCAAGCACTTGCCATATCTTTCTCATCCTCAACTGCCATGTTATGGAGTATGACACAAGCTTGAAAGATTTTTGCAAGAGTTGCCCGTGGGAAATAGCGTATTGGACCACGAACAATGGGAAAACGAGATTGCATGACTCCAAATGCACATTGGACATCCTTCCTTGCCTCTTCTTGATGCTGTGCAAACAACCTTTCCTTTTCTGTCCGAGGGAAGGGTATTGTCTTAACAAATACATTACATTCTGGGTAGATTTCATTTGCAAGGTAGTAACCCATATTGTATTGACTCTTATTGATGGAGAATTGCATCTGGGGAGCTTGCCCTTTCAAGATTTCATTATACGCCGGTGACTGATCAAGAACACTGATGTCACTGATGGACCCAACAACATTCAAAGAAGCGTACCATATCCAGAGATCTTGTGAAGCAACAGCTTCAAGAACAAATGTGGCGAAACCATGATCACTATGATTAAGTCGACGCATCCATTTAGGAGGGCAATTTTCCCAATCCCAATGCATGCAACCAATGCTTCCCAACATGCCAGGGAAGCCACAGCCTTCACCAATTTGTAGTAGTCGCTGAATATCAACACTAGTAGGCCCACGCAAATATTCTCCGCCAAACTTGTCAATCACCCCTTCTGCAAACCGCTCCAAACACTCCATTGCTGTGCTCTTACCAATCTGTACATATTCGTCAACAGCATCTGATGGGCAGCCACGAGATAACATACGAATAGCCGCTGTGCACTTCTGCAGAGGTGAGAGCCCTTGGCGATAACAAATATCTGTCCTTTTAGTGAAATAGGGAGACCAATCGCCTAGGGCACGGACGATACGTAGAAAGAGAGGCCTTCTCATTCGGTACCTTGTTCTGAATAATTTTTCATTATAGACTGCATCTTCAGAAAAGAAATCAGCGACAAGCCGTTGATGACCCTCTCCATGATCTCTCTCTATGAATTTCCTGTTAAAACCACTCCGGCGGCGAGATGTACCAGCTTGTTGTGCTTCGATTTTGGCCTGAATCTTCACACCGATCCGCTCAAGTAAATTGTGCAGGACACTTTGCTCAGCAATGTATTCTTCCATAGTATatatgccaattgggtcaatgGCATTGCTATCATCGGAATCATCTGAGCAGGAAGATGTGCCTGATTGAAGGGGCATACCTAAAAAGATAAACAATGTTATTTTAATACTCGCGTTTTTTAATGCAGGAGAACAATATGATATGCACACAAAAAGACTAATTCCAATTAGAGTACAAAAAATTATTGTATTCCAGGTGCATGTACAATCAATGACATAAAAAATCATCACCCCATATAAATCATATGTAAAACttgaattattttttatcttgcCTTTTTTTTGCTAACAAAAATATTCATAGTATACTATTATCATCCAAACAACAACACTCGATTCACTTCATCTATTACAAGAAAGCATTTCAATAAAAAGAACAGGCAGCAAATTACTCAAAAGACATTGTGCCCCTGAATTTTATCCATCATTCATAAAATGGCACGCTAATAAAAGTGCAGGGACCTCTGTTCCATAGACTATGCTTCTACTTTTAAATTCCGATATGTATATCCTACAAAATCAGTATTGTGCAAAGTTTAAAATCTAAAAAAGTCCCCTTAAATAGAAAATGGGGAATTTAGCAATCAAAATTCAGAGACATAACagcataataataaataaataaataaataaataagacagAAGTAAGTAACCTGCTAGCTGCCTGGTCACTGCGCGGTTTGCCTGTTGGCACTCCGCCTATCCCGCGCGGTGCGCGCTGCAGCGCCCAGCCGGAACCCGGAAACGCTGGCCGGCGATGTGCCGCCACGATTTGCCGGTGTCACCCTCGATGGATCGATTTTCCTGCACTGCCCCTCGATTTGGTTCCTCCGGCGGCACTAGCGGCCTAGGGTTCCGTTGGCACTAGCATAGCAGGGGGCCATGGGGCGTGCGCGACGAGAGACCAAGCCGATTGGGAGAAGGGCgacagggagggagagaggcgcACGAGACTGGAAACTGGAGAGCCGCCGGGGCTGGGTTTTTTCTGGCTTCCTGCTTTGCTGAGCTGGAGGGCTGTTTGCTGGGCCTCCGGGTGGAGCTCATTGCTGGTCTTCATGGTAAGGGCTTAGGTACTTCAGGTGTTTCAGGTCACGTCAAGGGCCGTGGTTCAAGGCCCAAATCCAGACCtggttttttctttctttctttcttttttggaaaaaaaagtcCACGTTAGCTCGCTCaacttttacaaaaaaaaactttttttctCCAACTCCTAAACTGAGTAAATCACCTCCCTAAACTAAGTCATGATCCAATGGTTACAAACTTGTTACTACACTTCAATCATACAATAATTAGCCcaccataatattttttatcataATTGGATTATAGAAACtgcagctatgaattaattatagaaGTTGTGACAAAAATTTCAATTGCATACAAGTTCAAAATTAAGGTGTGCAAATTTTAAGGTTTGACTTGAGTTAAATGTATCTATGTTTGAGGTGTATCTATTTTGTGAGCGATCTATAGACCTTCTTTATATAATTTTTCACGAGCGCGTCATCTTGACACATGTTTCATTAAGCAGAAGTGGAATGTCGAAGGTTACAATGTTCcatagtaatccagggattacTTAGGAAAGACAGATCCCCAACAGGGGCCGAAGAAAACTAGAAACTTAATTTACATAAAACACATTGTGCGACAAATTGTCTAAGGCCGTTAGACTACGCAGATACCTAAAGGAGGCTAGGGTCTTGTtcggttcccaaaaaattttaccaaAAACtttagattcctcgtcacatcgaatcttgcagcacatgcatgaagtattaaatatagacaaaaataaaaactaattgcacagtttgcctgtaaatcacaagatgaatcttttgagcctagttaatctataattagacaattattaccaaataaaaacgaaaatgctacagtatccgaAATcctaaaattttggaaactaaacaaggcctagcttcTAGAGGTTTGCTTCCTCGGTGATAGCTCCAAGGACCTCTCCGGGGCTGTATATGGTGTTATTGAAAGTTACCTTTTTTTATATAATCATTTAAAGTTTTTGTCGCAAACATATACACTAAAAATATGATTCCATGCAAACTTGTATATTTACTCTCCAAGAACTTATAATGAAGCTATTTTTAGATATGTGTTTGATTTCTCTTATACGTGGGACTACAAGAGCACATATGGGGACTAATTATAACCAGAAGCAATGAGGATAGTTGGATCCAACAGCATAAGACACTTGCAGGTCAATCCACATAACCGACAATGATAGCATGCTGCCATTGTCCGGTCAAGCTATGACCTCCCATTGGCATAGCACtactgccttgtttagttccaaaaaattttataaaatcgacactgtagcactttcgtttgtatttgacaaatattgtccaattatggactaactagactcaaaagattcgtctcgtcaattccgaccaaactgtgcaattaatttttattttcgtctatatttaatacttcatgcatgtgtctaaagattcgatgtgacgaaaaatctaaaaacttttgcaaaatttttcgggaACTAAGCAAGGCCCCACATTGTGTACTGAGGCCTTTGTTTagattgtttgtggcaaatattgtccaatcatggactaactaggatcaaaagattcgtcttgcgatttacagttaaactgtgcaattagttcttattttcgtctatatttaatgcttcatgcatgtgccgaaatatttgatgtgacagaaaatcttgaaaattttttggtttttggggtgaactaaacaagccctatatTCCTCACTGCCGAGGTTGTGGCCACTGGCTAGCTAGACTAGCCCTGTCACTGACAGCTTCGCCCAAACCGTCAGTGAGAAGGGCTTCACTACTGGGTCAATAGTATCCCCCATCATTGTGCAAACCCTGAGCTTACAACTGCCGAATATTAATATACTTAACTATTATCTAATATAATAATTCTTCTTTCGAGGCATAAAAAAAGCTCATATTCGAAGCATTTGCATTACCTACTGAACCTtataattaggccttgtttatatagttcacctaaaaaccaaaaagttttcaagatttcccatcacatctaatcttgtgacacaagcataaagcattaaatatagacgaaaacaaaaactaattacacaatttgtctgtaaatcacgagacgaatcttttaaccctagttagtctatgattaaataatttttttataaacaaacgaaagtgctacagtagcgaaatccaaaaacatttcacatctaaacaattaAACAAAACCTTAATATTCTCATATATAAAACAATGGTCGAATATCCAATTATGACAAACCTTGCAGGCGACGGCGGTAGCCGAGCCGTGGCTGGCCATCTGTCATCATAACTCACACCTAGAAACTCCAAAACGGAATAAGagtaagtttaataatacaactCACTTGCTGGCTGTAAGGTTTCTTATAGCCTTCTCTCAGCCCactcatacaatagttagctattcactattaatacatggtctATTTGTCTCTTTCACAAAGTTTTTTTTGTTCTTGCCCAGAGTGGCTTTAAGCTTACAGCccacttctcctctctctcctcccttctctcctccacctcagcatctagccagcttacagcccactataatacttgctctaatctTACTTGCTCGATTTATCATCCAATATTTTTACATCTTAAAAACAGTGGCAAGGAACCCAGCGCGAAGGCGGCTACAGTCTTTGGGAATTGAGGAGCGGGAGTCTGTGTACTTTTTGCGCGTATCGTTTTTccattatatatataaaaaaaacaaaacattaatttataaaacaaacaaaacaaaactagTAGTCACACTATCGGGAAAACCAAATTTATTAAGTGTCCACGGCTTTGCCGCGGGTTTTATATCAAGCACTTGGCAAAGCTCTTGTTTTCCAAGTGTTACATTCAATAAAACGAAACACTCTGTAAACTGAGAGTTTGCTGAGTATCCGATAACAAATATATCGAGCGTCCTTTGCCATGTAAAAACGCTTTTGCTGAGTGTCtcgagcactcggcaaaacgtgTGTTTCCAGTAATGAGTAGAAGTAAATTTATAAACTGTTAATGCTCCGAAAACCCTTAATTGCTTTGCGCTACGAATGAAGTCCGAACTTATGTGCACCGTGTGGTGAATTCAACCTGATTATTATTTCGAGTTCGAATGCTTTTGATGATATCCGTGCGCATATACCTGCTGTTTGTATATGCGACAATGGCCACCCTTTTTCGAAACATAGTGCTGCATTTGAACAATAGCCTCACCAATTCCACTTTATGTTTCGAATCGTGGCCCTTCACTTCTATTTCTTCGATTGAATCCAACACAACGCTGTTAGTCTGCTGTTGCCGACCACATGGGCATTCCGAGGCCTTGCATGGATAATCTTCCTGAAAAAATTGCAAGAATATAAGCAATTTAAGACAAGTACAGATACACATCAAgaagccatgcatgcatgtaaatAATAAAAGAGATATATGTGTACAATATTATGGGTGTAATAATAACACTATGTAGACATGGGTCTAATAATAAGAAAACTGAAGAACAATTAAAcgacaataaataaataaataaataaataaataaataaataaataaataaatagatgaATTAGCTGTATGCAGGTACGTACCATAGTGTAACTCAAAGACACCACAAGCTTTCTTATGCCAACACATTTCATGAGAAGATGTTGCAGTGTTGACATGAGTGAATGCTTAATCACCGTGAGTGTTACCACCAAAACCTGACACTTGGAAAGATTGTTTATGTCCTCTAGGTATTTGTCGTAGTCCTGTGCCCCCTGCAAAATTAAATCCACATAAACAAAACAAGAACATTAATTAGCTAGGGGCAGAGAGTTGAATCGACAGAACTATATTTTCCTTCTCGAGCGAGGatgtatactccctccatacctagattagttgacgtttaggacataaTTGTGCTTACCAAGAAGTCATTAATTAGAGGTATTTTTTCCATGTCTGCCCCTATTAAATATGGTTGCAGGTATATTCTTTATGTGAAACAATCATGGTTTAGATGGCTATTGCAGCCACGCTGAGGCTCCAACCAGTGAGGTTGTCGGTTCGACTCTCGGTGGGTGCACTTTTTTTTGGTGTTTATGCGGTTACAGGGGCAAACGCGTCCACAGACTGTATGCAATGGCTTGGACGACATCTTTGTGAAAACGCAAGTATCACCCAAAACGACAACTAATATgggtacggagggagtacgtGGGGTGTGGCAGGTGGTGCACCTCTGAAATGGAGACCTCAAAGTTGAGC encodes:
- the LOC8084095 gene encoding uncharacterized protein LOC8084095, with amino-acid sequence MPLQSGTSSCSDDSDDSNAIDPIGIYTMEEYIAEQSVLHNLLERIGVKIQAKIEAQQAGTSRRRSGFNRKFIERDHGEGHQRLVADFFSEDAVYNEKLFRTRYRMRRPLFLRIVRALGDWSPYFTKRTDICYRQGLSPLQKCTAAIRMLSRGCPSDAVDEYVQIGKSTAMECLERFAEGVIDKFGGEYLRGPTSVDIQRLLQIGEGCGFPGMLGSIGCMHWDWENCPPKWMRRLNHSDHGFATFVLEAVASQDLWIWYASLNVVGSISDISVLDQSPAYNEILKGQAPQMQFSINKSQYNMGYYLANEIYPECNVFVKTIPFPRTEKERLFAQHQEEARKDVQCAFGVMQSRFPIVRGPIRYFPRATLAKIFQACVILHNMAVEDEKDMASACFDSGEVMGTSAVLPSNIKTGPANCLANIQQRNATLCSLPTHDQLRRDLIEHIWQQFGPFGDK
- the LOC8084094 gene encoding 60S ribosomal protein L38; translation: MPKQIHEIKDFLLTARRKDARSVRIKRAKDAVKFKVRCSKYLYTLCVHDADKANKLKQSLPPGLTVQEI